Proteins encoded in a region of the Zea mays cultivar B73 chromosome 2, Zm-B73-REFERENCE-NAM-5.0, whole genome shotgun sequence genome:
- the LOC103648950 gene encoding uncharacterized protein, whose amino-acid sequence MEPDADEDYMGDLSRFLPPSPSSSPPKNLGRRKQPSTQAQAQPRAKRGKGVSWQERRRQERERKQREEDARTMAGLAEAIPESNVGFRMLKQMGYDPDSRADAGAEPVSIEIRRSRAGLGAEEPVLALTPALAPVEKPREVSERERRQQEEMAAE is encoded by the coding sequence ATGGAGCCGGACGCGGATGAGGACTACATGGGCGACCTCTCCCGCTTCCTCCCACCGAGTCCGTCCTCCTCCCCACCGAAGAATCTCGGGCGCCGGAAGCAGCCATCCACGCAGGCGCAGGCGCAGCCGAGGGCAAAGCGCGGGAAGGGGGTGTCGTGGCAGGAGCGGCGGCGGCAGGAgcgcgagcggaagcagcgggaGGAGGACGCACGCACGATGGCCGGGCTCGCGGAAGCTATCCCTGAGAGCAACGTAGGGTTCAGGATGTTGAAGCAGATGGGGTACGATCCCGACTCCCGCGCCGACGCCGGCGCCGAACCGGTCAGCATCGAGATCCGCCGCTCGCGGGCGGGGCTCGGGGCGGAGGAGCCTGTGTTGGCTCTGACGCCGGCGCTGGCGCCGGTGGAGAAGCCCCGGGAGGTGTCGGAGCGGGAGCGTAGGCAGCAGGAGGAGATGGCAGCAGAG
- the LOC109944556 gene encoding protein N-lysine methyltransferase METTL21A-like has translation MRFTASPVVELPVGGVVLMFKQDNDSFEVGTSVWPSSLVLVKFVERCIRDPALPFADVPRFPGTRAVELGSGCGPAGLGLSRLGLTDIAPVEAGIRRNLRRNRVHLSRTPRLAQLHWNCLAHLATLATPCRFDLVVTADVVYVQKSVPHLIAAMDALADAERGVVLLGYQIRSPEAHQVFWETVSAVFP, from the exons ATGCGGTTCACAGCGTCTCCGGTGGTGGAGCTTCCGGTCggcggcgtggtgctgatgttcaAGCAGGACAACGACTCCTTCGAGGTGGGCACCTCTGTGTGGCCCTCGTCCCTGGTCCTCGTCAAGTTCGTCGAGCGCTGCATCCGCGACCCGGCCCTCCCCTTTGCCGACGTGCCCCGCTTCCCGGGAACTCGGGCCGTGGAGCTCGGGTCCGGGTGCGGCCCGGCAGGACTTGGCCTCTCCCGCCTCGGCCTCACCGACATCGCCCCCGTTGAAGCA GGAATCCGTCGCAACCTGCGGCGCAACCGAGTccacctctcccgcacgcctcgcCTCGCCCAGCTCCACTGGAACTGCCTCGCGCATCTCGCCACGCTAGCCACCCCGTGCCGCTTCGATCTCGTCGTCACCGCAGACGTGGTCTACGTGCAGAAGTCCGTGCCGCACCTCATCGCGGCCATGGATGCGCTCGCCGACGCCGAGCGCGGCGTGGTGCTGCTCGGCTACCAGATCCGGTCGCCCGAGGCGCACCAAGTGTTCTGGGAGACCGTTTCGGCTGTCTTCCCTTAG